Proteins encoded within one genomic window of Panicum virgatum strain AP13 chromosome 1N, P.virgatum_v5, whole genome shotgun sequence:
- the LOC120656007 gene encoding skin secretory protein xP2-like, with protein MGAPATTAPCCGALLRRSRPLLTLLLCFQILRTSQAFELRGGGGYVEEKVPRAVIVPDPSPKLSGFSPAPLAAPPPVLGGGGDDTRPRLPTERWRRGSGGEARRSAAQPPAASSHSHHQAPAPSAGPGPARAPAPGQPGAPAPAPDSAAGSGGGPASIKSSPAVPVPRGVTDTATILPLPAPGEKRQEVGAATWVGARLVPPLLLGLTVTMASFGL; from the exons ATGGGTGCCCCTGCGACCACGGCGCCGTGCTGCGGCGCCCTGCTGCGACGATCCCGCCCGCTCCTCACGCTGCTGCTCTGCTTCCAGATCCTGCGCACGTCGCAGGCCTTCGAG ctgcgcggcggcggcggctacgtgGAGGAGAAGGTCCCGCGGGCCGTCATcgtcccggacccctcgccgAAGCTGTCCGGCTTCTCcccggccccgctcgccgcgccgccgccggtgctcggcggaggcggcgacgacACGCGGCCCAGGCTGCCGACGGAGCGCTGGCGCCGGGGCAGTGGGGGGGAGGCCAGGCGTAGCGCCGCACAGCCCCCTGCAGCTTCCTCCCACTCCCACCACCAGGCGCCCGCGCCGTCGGCTGGCcccggccccgcgcgcgcccccgctCCCGGCCAGCCCggggcgcccgcgccggcgccggactccgccgccgggagcggcggcggccccgcgtCGATCAAGAGCAGCCCCGCCGTGCCGGTCCCGCGCGGCGTGACGGACACCGCCACCATCCTGCCCCTGCCGGCGCCCGGCGAAAAGCGCCAG GAAGTGGGAGCTGCCACTTGGGTTGGAGCCAGATtggtgccgccgctgctgctcgggCTCACGGTCACGATGGCATCTTTTGGGCTTTAA